In one Arachis duranensis cultivar V14167 chromosome 9, aradu.V14167.gnm2.J7QH, whole genome shotgun sequence genomic region, the following are encoded:
- the LOC127741590 gene encoding uncharacterized protein LOC127741590 yields the protein MADNPLQDGHTTFDSRSRSRDHYTDDRALPIHHDPRRNKREQGLRDKQGHIWKSRKQGHVNCRLTHVPHSHGEEYYLHLLLNYQKGCQRFADICSVYGIVYDTFKEACYAQGLLQDDREFIDAINEASLWASPNYIRRLFAMLLMSNNMVCLDMVSSVLLTRSNPPFSPKLKNCCSRMRVAYNTIFNAVSHGIGGFFFVYGYGGTGKTFLCNALSASIRSKGHIVLNVASSGIAALFLPNGRTAHSRFKVPLSVNQDSICNIRQGTPLAHLISSAKLIIWDEAPMLNKFCFKVLNKCLKDVLRFDHGYNPDALFSGKVVVLRGDFRQILPVIPRGSREEIVHACINASYLWQSCHVLQLTENMRLGHGPQDIHNVQLEEFTDWLLQIGDGLFGDSANCESVIRIPDNLLLDIESPSLHDLVLFVYPNILLRTSSVDYFKDRSILAPTLDVVTEVNNHVMSLIPGNEKVYLSSDTLLNEDGHLESELYTMSTESLNTLNCSGIPQHRLVLKIGVPVMLLCNIDQSNGLCNGTRMQVRRLGDHVIECVILACCNIGEVVFIPRMNMIPNNEILPIRFTRRQFPIALCFAMTTNKS from the exons ATGGCAGACAATCCACTACAAGATGGACACACTACGTTCGATTCAAGATCCAGGAGTAGAGATCATTATACCGATGATCGAGCACTCCCCATCCATCACGACCCTAGAAGAAACAAAAGGGAACAAGGTCTAAGG GATAAGCAGGGGCATATATGGAAGTCGCGGAAGCAAGGGCATGTGAATTGTCGTCTCACACATGTTCCTCACTCGCATGGAGAGGAGTACTATCTTCATTTGTTATTGAACTATCAAAAAGGGTGCCAGAGATTTGCTGATATTTGTTCTGTTTATGGCATTGTGTACGACACATTCAAAGAAGCTTGTTATGCTCAAGGGCTGTTACAAGATGATAGGGAATTTATTGATGCAATTAATGAAGCCAGTTTATGGGCTTCGCCGAATTATATCAGGAGGTTGTTTGCAATGCTTTTGATGTCAAATAACATGGTCTGCCTCGACATG GTTTCGAGCGTTCTGCTGACAAGATCAAATCCACCATTCTCGCCGAAATTGAAAAATTGTTGCAGCCGAATG CGTGTTGCGTACAACACGATATTCAATGCAGTTAGTCATGGCATAGGtggttttttctttgtttatggATATGGTGGAACTGGGAAGACTTTTCTATGTAATGCACTTTCCGCTTCAATAAGGTCGAAAGGTCATATTGTTCTAAACGTGGCATCTAGTGGCATTGCAGCGCTATTCTTGCCTAATGGGCGAACTGCTCATTCACGCTTTAAGGTTCCACTCAGTGTTAACCAAGATTCCATTTGTAATATAAGGCAAGGCACACCTCTCGCACATCTTATTTCATCtgcaaaattaattatatgggACGAGGCACCTATGTTAAACAAATTTTGCTTTAAAGTGCTCAACAAGTGCCTTAAAGATGTTCTTCGTTTTGATCATGGATATAATCCCGATGCTTTGTTTAGTGGAAAAGTTGTTGTTCTCAGAGGTGATTTCCGTCAGATATTACCTGTTATTCCTCGAGGTTCCCGAGAGGAGATTGTTCATGCGTGTATTAATGCTTCGTACCTATGGCAATCTTGCCATGTGTTGCAATTGACCGAAAACATGAGGCTGGGTCATGGTCCGCAAGATATCCACAATGTGCAGTTAGAGGAATTTACTGACTGGCTGCTTCAAATAGGTGACGGGTTATTCGGAGACAGTGCTAATTGCGAATCGGTGATTAGAATACCAGACAACTTGCTATTGGATATTGAGTCTCCAAGTCTCCACGATTTGGTGTTGTTTGTTTATCCTAACATTTTACTCCGTACTTCTAGCGTGGATTATTTTAAGGACAGGAGTATATTGGCACCAACACTTGATGTTGTGACTGAAGTTAATAATCATGTGATGTCTTTGATCCCTGGCAATGAAAAGGTTTACCTGAGCTCTGACACGCTGCTTAATGAAGATGGTCACTTAGAATCTGAATTATACACAATGAGCACAGAGTCGTTGAATACGTTGAATTGTTCTGGAATTCCTCAACACAGGTTAGTTCTTAAAATTGGTGTTCCTGTCATGCTTCTTTGCAATATTGACCAATCTAATGGACTATGCAACGGTACACGAATGCAAGTTAGGCGCCTTGGTGATCATGTAATTGAGTGCGTCATATTAGCATGTTGTAATATTGGTGAAGTTGTCTTTATTCCCAGAATGAATATGATCCCTAATAATGAAATATTACCGATCAGGTTTACCCGAAGACAATTTCCGATTGCGCTTTGCTTTGCAATGACCACAAACAAGTCCTAG